tctcaatgtataaagataatttatagtattattttttgtatatttataactcaatattcattacaattattatttttattttatatagattaaaactacggttttatattttattgatatacattgcatttttttttaaaacggaagcgtgattccaaaacggaatcgtaagcttccaacatgtttttaaagataatattttagaaacgttttggaagcgagattccgcaagcttccacaaggttcTGATTTcgattccggttccgaagcgggaaacagacgtccgatgaagcttccaTGCAACGTACATAATAACTATCTGAAGAATGTTTTTGACCTTGAACTTGCTTTTACGAACTATCACAGTAATTATTTTGTGATTTAAGCTGTTAATTCATTATTCTTCATTAACtgtttacatatattaataaaaaataaaatatttgtataaaaccaaaataaattatgtgAACCAGAAAACCAGCAAAACTAGTGTCGGCATTTTATCAGAAGTGTTTTCTTTAAGAACACTTGCCGTATCATACATAAAAATGTAATGAAAatacaatattaaaattttctgttaataaataataaatcgaTGATCAAGGAAAATTAAATAACTGGAACAATAGCAGTATGCTACACGCCTTTCTTTTATTAAACAGAAACTCTAAAATCAAATTCAATTTATTATGGTCTCCTAAGCAAAACATATGGCCACTTAAATTATTGTCAATTTACAAATCATATACCTTCTATATTGTCGgaaattaaaatgtaattaaatattgaaaatctaataaaaaaattaaacaagttTTCAGCGCCTACAAAGTGCAAAGAGGCAATGAAGTTAAACAGAgcgaagagaaaaaaagaaggtaaaaacaaaacaaaataaaataaaagtttgttctctctctctctccattgaTTTCTACACACAGCCATCACCGAACCTCCAAcacacttctctctctctctctctctttgcctTTCATCGGATCTGACTTCTTCCCGAAAACCCACAATCTGATTCTTCGAATTCTTCAAAAAAACACGCTTAATCCCCACAAAAGTTTCCATCTTTGACTTCACAAATTGTTATTAATTCCCCAAAAAAGTCTGCGCCTTTCTGTTTGATCGAAATCACCGGCGGAGGAATTTTCCGATGGGAATGCCTTCGCTGGCGTCACCAAAGCTGCCATGAGCAACCACCgcgaggaagaggaggaggaggaggagcccTTCCACGACTCTCTTGATCGCTtagtctcttcctcttcttgctcATGCTCCGCTTCCAACTCCGATTACGACTCCGAATCCTCCCCTCGGATCTCCTCTCATGACCCCGAAGAGCCAGACGGTGGTGGTGGTCCCCGCCGTCGTCACCACCCATTCCCCGTCCCTCGGTTCCCAATGGGCGCTTCAAGGTTCGACCTTTGGATCTCCGAGCCCGCCTCCGTCTCCGAGAGACGCTCTAAGCTTTTAACCGAAATGGGCCTAAACCGAGAACCGGTTCGCTCCCGGTTAAAGCCCGTTTCCGATTCCGGTTCTGACATTTCTCGATCGATCTCGTGTAATCAGTTGGTCCGGCGAGATCACGGAGATTGCTCCGAAACTGTCGGCGGCAGCGCTTCCTTCGTCGTGAGATCGAAGTCAGATTGTTCCGTTAGCCAATGCAGCGATCGTGACCGTCTTTATCATCATCCTCCTCAGGGTAATTCATGTTCTTGTTTTGACTCTAAGCTCTCGCATTCAGAGATCAGTATAACAGTTAGTGCTGATTCAACTGATCCCTTGCGGTTAGAAGGAAGTTCTGATTGTGTGTTAGTGGATGAGGAAGTGGAAGTGTGTACTATTAAGAATCTAGACAACGGGAAACAGTTTGTGGTGAACGAGATTCAAGAAGAGGGTAGTACATGGAAACAGGTGAAGGAAGTGGGGACCGACACGCAGATGACAATGGAGGAGTTTGAGATGTCTGTGGGACACTCTCCCATTGTTCAGGAGCTTATGAGAAGACAGAACGTGGAGGATTCTGATAACAACGACAACGCATCAACCAAAACAACAAAGGATGATGAAGAgagtaaatataataataataataataatgcatCAAAGTCTAAGAAGAAAGGAAGCTGGTTCAAGAGCATCAAGAGCGTTGTGACTGGTCACAGCAAAGAGAGACGAAGCAGCGACGATAAAGACACGTCATCGGAGAGAGGCGGTCGGAGGTCGAGCTCAGCTACGGATGACTCTCAGGAATCTTCTTTCCACGGGCCGGAGAGAGTTAGGGTCAGACAGTACGGGAAGTCTTCCAAAGAGCTCACGGCGATGTACAAGACGCAGGAGATTCAAGCGCATAACGGCTCTATCTGGAGCATTAAGTTTAGTTTGGATGGTAAGTATCTCGCTAGCGCCGGCGAGGACTGCGTCATTCATGTTTGGCAAGTGGTTGAGGCTGAGAAGAGAGGAGAGTTGTTGCTGGATAGACCGGAGCTGTTGCTTTTGGCTAATAGTAATGGATCTCCGGAACCGACTACTATGTCGCCGAGGAGAAGAGGGAGGAGTTCTGTGAGTAGAAAGTCGTTGAGTTTGGAGAACATATATGTTCCAGATTCTGTTTTTGGGCTCTCGGACAAACCCTTTTGCTCCTTTCATGGTCATCTGGATGATGTTCTTGATCTTGCTTGGTCCAAGTCTCAGGATTTGCTGTCTGCATCGATGGATAAGACAGTTCGTTTGTGGAGCTTGTCTACACACACTTGCTTGAAAGTATTCTCTCACAGTGATTATGGTTAGTAgctaatattaatttaatctGTTTCTTTCTGTGCTTATCTAAATAATAATTTGCTCTATTGATTGGGACAGTGACTTGCATTCAATTTAATCCGGTTGATGATAGATACTTCATCAGCGGTTCGTTAGATGCAAAAGTTCGCGTGTGGAGCATTCCGGATCGGCAAGTAGTTGACTGGTATGATCTTCACGAGATGGTCACTTCTGCTTGCTACACTCCAGACGGTCAGGTAAACTAAATCTGCCATGTCATTATTATCTGAAGTCAGTATCTTTTTGGCTTTAAACAGTTTTCTAATTTTCTAAAGAATGTGTTGAAACTTGAAGGGTGCGTTGGTTGGTTCATACAAAGGTAGCTGTCGTCTTTACAGTGCATCAGGTAAATGAATGAAGTTTGTTAatgtgattttgattttttaccGTTTCCTAATGCGTTAACATTAAGTGAcgtgttgttttatttttcccCAGATAACAAGCTGCAACAGAAAAGCCAGATAAATTtacagaacaagaagaagaaagctcaTCAGAAAAAGATAACTGGTTTCCAGGTAATGAGAGAATCTCACTTCTTCAGGAGCAAAATCTGAGGGGCTTTGTTCATGAGACGGCACTAAAAGTTGCTTGCTTGTGTCTCATTTCATCCCATAGTTTGTGCCTGGAAGCTCATCTGAAGTGCTAGTCACATCTTCGGACTCTCGGATCCGCGTTGTTGATGGAACTGATCTAGTTACCAAACTCAAaggtaaaacaaaaacaaacaaagtttcAAGCTTTGTCTTCTGTTTACTTCATTCGCAAGCAAAAGTAATCAATCGTTTTTTTCACTATTTGACAGGGTTTCGAAACACGAGCAGCCAAATCTCCGCCTCAATAACAGCAGACGGCAAATACGTAGTGTCAGCGAGCGAGGATTCAAACGTGTACATATGGAAGTACGAATCCCCTGCTTCTCGACCAAGCAAGAgcaacagcagcagcaacaagaaCGTCACAGTCACAAACTCGTACGAGCATTTCCACAGCCAAGACGTCTCCGCAGCCATCTCATGGCCCGGGATGGCCTCAACAGAGTCTTGGGGAGCCACCCAAAACAGAGCCAACAACTTAGACGAAGTCTCCACAGCTAACCATCCACCCACACCTGTGGACCAGCCAGGGACAACAACTCTGGACCGACTCAACAGTCCACGTAACGGGATCATTTCGAGCGCCACAAACGGATACTTCTTCGATAGAATGTCAGCGACTTGGcctgaggagaagctgatgttTGGGAGGAACAGAAGTGGGAACCGTCTGAGTACGGATTTGTCTAACTCAGGGAACGTGTCGGCTTCTTGGGGGATGGTGATAGTCACTGCAGGTTTGAGAGGAGAGATTAGAGCGTTTCAGAACTTTGGTTTGCCCATAAGGAtttgatattataaaaaaaaaaaaaaaagataaaaaagtgTACAGAGTGATGGTAAAGAAAAAAATCGAGTGAGGTTTGCAATATTACtagcaagtttttttttcttcattcgatttttttttttgaagaggGTATACTGATCTTTTTGTAGAGTTTACAGACGcgaacagtttttttttgtagttgaaCCTTAGGCCCATTTAAACTTCGGCCCATCTTGTAATTGCGGAACGTTGTCGTTTTGGTGATCGTGAAGTGAGTTAAAGGCAGCTTTGTCTTTTAGGTTTGACTCTGTCCTAAAACCCTAGAAAGAGTTTAGCG
This region of Brassica napus cultivar Da-Ae chromosome C5, Da-Ae, whole genome shotgun sequence genomic DNA includes:
- the LOC106401209 gene encoding WD repeat-containing protein 44-like, whose translation is MSNHREEEEEEEEPFHDSLDRLVSSSSCSCSASNSDYDSESSPRISSHDPEEPDGGGGPRRRHHPFPVPRFPMGASRFDLWISEPASVSERRSKLLTEMGLNREPVRSRLKPVSDSGSDISRSISCNQLVRRDHGDCSETVGGSASFVVRSKSDCSVSQCSDRDRLYHHPPQGNSCSCFDSKLSHSEISITVSADSTDPLRLEGSSDCVLVDEEVEVCTIKNLDNGKQFVVNEIQEEGSTWKQVKEVGTDTQMTMEEFEMSVGHSPIVQELMRRQNVEDSDNNDNASTKTTKDDEESKYNNNNNNASKSKKKGSWFKSIKSVVTGHSKERRSSDDKDTSSERGGRRSSSATDDSQESSFHGPERVRVRQYGKSSKELTAMYKTQEIQAHNGSIWSIKFSLDGKYLASAGEDCVIHVWQVVEAEKRGELLLDRPELLLLANSNGSPEPTTMSPRRRGRSSVSRKSLSLENIYVPDSVFGLSDKPFCSFHGHLDDVLDLAWSKSQDLLSASMDKTVRLWSLSTHTCLKVFSHSDYVTCIQFNPVDDRYFISGSLDAKVRVWSIPDRQVVDWYDLHEMVTSACYTPDGQGALVGSYKGSCRLYSASDNKLQQKSQINLQNKKKKAHQKKITGFQFVPGSSSEVLVTSSDSRIRVVDGTDLVTKLKGFRNTSSQISASITADGKYVVSASEDSNVYIWKYESPASRPSKSNSSSNKNVTVTNSYEHFHSQDVSAAISWPGMASTESWGATQNRANNLDEVSTANHPPTPVDQPGTTTLDRLNSPRNGIISSATNGYFFDRMSATWPEEKLMFGRNRSGNRLSTDLSNSGNVSASWGMVIVTAGLRGEIRAFQNFGLPIRI